The nucleotide window GGCCCCGCCCTCCCATTGCGCGCCGTTCTGTTCGATCTCGACGGAACGCTCATCGATACGGTGGCGCTCATCCTGGCTTCGATGCGGCATGCGACCGAGGCCGTCCTTGGCGCGGCGCTTCCTGACGAGGTCCTGATGCAAGGCGTTGGGATCCCGCTCGACACGCAGATGCGCGCGATCTCGCCGGACCACGCCGAGGAGCTGCTTCTCGCATATCGGGAGCACAACTGGGAGGTCCACGACGAACTGATCGCGGAATACCCGGGAACCGAGGAGGTGCTCGTGGAGCTGGCCCGCCGGGGTCTGCCGATGGGCATCGTCACCTCGAAGAGCCGTCGCGTGGCGATGCGCGGGATTGAGCGTTTCAACCTCGCGCGGTACTTCGAGGTGATCGTGTGTTCGGACGATACCGAGGTGCACAAGCCCGACCCGCTCCCGCTCGAGCTTGCGGCGGATCAGCTCGGAGTTCGCTTGTCGCAGTGTGCCTACGTCGGCGACAGTC belongs to Actinomycetota bacterium and includes:
- a CDS encoding HAD-IA family hydrolase, translated to MTEQTSSQGGAGAESGPALPLRAVLFDLDGTLIDTVALILASMRHATEAVLGAALPDEVLMQGVGIPLDTQMRAISPDHAEELLLAYREHNWEVHDELIAEYPGTEEVLVELARRGLPMGIVTSKSRRVAMRGIERFNLARYFEVIVCSDDTEVHKPDPLPLELAADQLGVRLSQCAYVGDSPYDMQAALAGGAYAIAALWGASSAEEMLAPGPDVALESIAELSDVDTARIAGQLGERVEH